One genomic region from Apodemus sylvaticus chromosome 1, mApoSyl1.1, whole genome shotgun sequence encodes:
- the Rps6ka4 gene encoding ribosomal protein S6 kinase alpha-4 isoform X1, with protein MGDEDEDEGCAVELQITEANLTGHEEKVSVENFALLKVLGTGAYGKVFLVRKAGGHDAGKLYAMKVLRKAALVQRAKTQEHTRTERSVLELVRQAPFLVTLHYAFQTDAKLHLILDYVSGGEMFTHLYQRQYFKEAEVRVYGGEIVLALEHLHKLGIIYRDLKLENVLLDSEGHIVLTDFGLSKEFLTEEKERTFSFCGTIEYMAPEIIRSKAGHGKAVDWWSLGILLFELLTGASPFTLEGEKNTQAEVSRRILKCSPPFPLRIGPVAQDLLQRLLCKDPKKRLGAGPQGAQEVKSHPFFQGLDWVALAARKIPAPFRPQIRSELDVGNFAEEFTRLEPVYSPAGSPPPGDPRIFQGYSFVAPSILFDHNNAVMADVLEASGAGCRPGRAAVARSAMMQDSPFFQQYELDLREPALGQGSFSVCRRCRQRQSGQEFAVKILSRRLEENTQREVAALRLCQSHPNVVNLHEVLHDQLHTYLVLELLRGGELLEHIRKKRLFSESEASQILRSLVSAVSFMHEEAGVVHRDLKPENILYADDTPGAPVKIIDFGFARLRPQSPAGPMQTPCFTLQYAAPELLAQQGYDESCDLWSLGVILYMMLSGQVPFQGASGQGGQSQAAEIMCKIREGRFSLDGEAWQGVSEEAKELVRGLLTVDPAKRLKLEGLRSSSWLQDGSARSSPPLRTPDVLESSGPAVRSGLNATFMAFNRGKREGFFLKSVENAPLAKRRKQKLRSAAASRRGSPVPASPGRLPASAAKGTTRRANGPLSPS; from the exons ATGGGAGACGAGGATGAGGACGAGGGCTGCGCCGTGGAGCTGCAGATCACCGAAG CCAACCTGACCGGGCATGAGGAGAAGGTGAGCGTGGAGAACTTCGCGCTGCTCAAGGTGCTGGGCACGGGAG CCTACGGGAAGGTGTTCCTGGTGCGGAAGGCGGGTGGGCACGATGCGGGCAAGCTCTATGCCATGAAGGTGCTACGCAAGGCGGCGTTGGTGCAGCGCGCCAAGACGCAGGAGCATACCCGCACCGAACGCTCCGTGCTGGAGCTGGTGCGCCAGGCACCCTTCCTGGTCACACTGCACTACGCCTTCCAGACGGATGCCAAGCTGCACCTCATCCTGG ACTACGTGAGTGGTGGGGAGATGTTCACTCACCTCTACCAGCGCCAGTACTTCAAGGAGGCTGAAGTGCGGGTGTACGGGGGAGAGATTGTGCTGGCCTTGGAACACCTGCACAAG CTGGGCATCATCTACCGGGACCTGAAGCTGGAGAACGTCTTACTCGACTCGGAAGGTCACATTGTCCTCACAGACTTTGGGCTGAGCAAGGAGTTCCTGACGGAGGAG AAAGAGCGGACCTTCTCCTTCTGTGGCACAATAGAGTACATGGCACCCGAAATCATCCGAAGCAAGGCTGGCCATGGCAAG GCTGTGGACTGGTGGAGCCTGGGTATCCTGCTCTTCGAGCTGCTGACAGGGGCCTCACCCTTCACACTGGAGGGCGAGAAGAACACTCAGGCCGAGGTGTCTCG ACGGATCTTGAagtgctcccctcccttccccctccggATTGGGCCTGTGGCACAGGACCTGCTACAGCGGCTGCTGTGCAAGGACCCTAAGAAGAGGTTGGGCGCAGGTCCCCAGGGTGCACAGGAAGTCAAGAGTCACCCCTTTTTCCAG GGTCTGGATtgggtagctctggctgccaGAAAGATCCCAGCCCCATTCCGGCCCCAGATCCGCTCAGAGCTGGACGTGGGGAATTTTGCAGAGGAGTTCACTCGGCTGGAGCCTGTCTACTCGCCTGCTGGCAGCCCTCCACCCGGGGACCCTCGCATCTTTCAG GGATACTCCTTCGTGGCTCCATCCATCCTCTTTGACCATAACAACGCAGTGATGGCTGACGTGCTGGAGGCGTCTGGTGCTGGATGCAGGCCCGGCAGGGCGGCAGTTGCCAGGAGCGCCATGATGCAG GACTCGCCTTTCTTCCAGCAGTATGAGCTGGACCTTCGCGAGCCAGCGCTGGGGCAGGGCAGCTTCTCTGTGTGTCGGAGATGTCGCCAGCGCCAGAGCGGCCAGGAATTTGCTGTCAAGATCCTCAGCCGCAG GCTGGAGGAGAACACGCAGCGAGAGGTGGCTGCCCTTCGCCTGTGCCAGTCACACCCCAACGTGGTGAACCTGCATGAGGTGCTTCATGACCAG TTACACACTTACCTGGTCCTGGAGTTGCTGCGGGGCGGGGAGCTGCTGGAGCACATCCGCAAGAAGCGGCTCttcagtgagtctgaggccagccagatCCTTCGGAGCTTGGTGTCGGCAGTGAGCTTCATGCACGAGGAGGCGGGCGTGGTGCACCGCGACCTGAAACCCGAG AACATCCTGTACGCAGACGACACTCCCGGGGCCCCGGTGAAGATCATCGACTTCGGGTTCGCGAGACTGCGGCCTCAGAGCCCCGCGGGACCCATGCAGACACCTTGCTTCACCCTGCAGTACGCTGCACCCGAGCTGCTGGCACAACAGGGCTACGACGAGTCCTGCGATCTTTGGAGTCTGGGTGTCATTCTG TACATGATGCTGTCTGGCCAGGTTCCCTTCCAAGGGGCCTCCGGCCAGGGCGGACAGAGCCAGGCAGCTGAGATCATGTGCAAGATCCGTGAAGGGCGCTTCTCACTGGACGGGGAAGCCTGGCAAGGTGTGTCGGAGGAAGCCAAGGAGCTGGTCCGAG GACTCCTGACAGTGGACCCCGCCAAACGGCTGAAGCTGGAGGGGCTGCGTAGCAGCTCGTGGCTTCAGGACGGCAGCGCGCGCTCCTCGCCCCCGCTCCGCACGCCGGATGTGCTGGAGTCCTCTGGGCCAGCGGTGCGCTCCGGGCTCAATGCCACTTTCATG GCGTTCAACCGAGGCAAGCGCGAGGGCTTCTTTCTGAAGAGTGTGGAGAATGCGCCTCTGGCCAAGAGGCGCAAGCAGAAGCTCCGAAGCGCGGCCGCCTCCCGCCGCGGCTCCCCAGTGCCTGCCTCCCCCGGTCGTCTACCAGCCTCTGCCGCCAAGGGGACAACTCGCCGAGCCAATGGCCCCTTGTCCCCTTCCTAG
- the Rps6ka4 gene encoding ribosomal protein S6 kinase alpha-4 isoform X3 yields the protein MGDEDEDEGCAVELQITEANLTGHEEKVSVENFALLKVLGTGDYVSGGEMFTHLYQRQYFKEAEVRVYGGEIVLALEHLHKLGIIYRDLKLENVLLDSEGHIVLTDFGLSKEFLTEEKERTFSFCGTIEYMAPEIIRSKAGHGKAVDWWSLGILLFELLTGASPFTLEGEKNTQAEVSRRILKCSPPFPLRIGPVAQDLLQRLLCKDPKKRLGAGPQGAQEVKSHPFFQGLDWVALAARKIPAPFRPQIRSELDVGNFAEEFTRLEPVYSPAGSPPPGDPRIFQGYSFVAPSILFDHNNAVMADVLEASGAGCRPGRAAVARSAMMQDSPFFQQYELDLREPALGQGSFSVCRRCRQRQSGQEFAVKILSRRLEENTQREVAALRLCQSHPNVVNLHEVLHDQLHTYLVLELLRGGELLEHIRKKRLFSESEASQILRSLVSAVSFMHEEAGVVHRDLKPENILYADDTPGAPVKIIDFGFARLRPQSPAGPMQTPCFTLQYAAPELLAQQGYDESCDLWSLGVILYMMLSGQVPFQGASGQGGQSQAAEIMCKIREGRFSLDGEAWQGVSEEAKELVRGLLTVDPAKRLKLEGLRSSSWLQDGSARSSPPLRTPDVLESSGPAVRSGLNATFMAFNRGKREGFFLKSVENAPLAKRRKQKLRSAAASRRGSPVPASPGRLPASAAKGTTRRANGPLSPS from the exons ATGGGAGACGAGGATGAGGACGAGGGCTGCGCCGTGGAGCTGCAGATCACCGAAG CCAACCTGACCGGGCATGAGGAGAAGGTGAGCGTGGAGAACTTCGCGCTGCTCAAGGTGCTGGGCACGGGAG ACTACGTGAGTGGTGGGGAGATGTTCACTCACCTCTACCAGCGCCAGTACTTCAAGGAGGCTGAAGTGCGGGTGTACGGGGGAGAGATTGTGCTGGCCTTGGAACACCTGCACAAG CTGGGCATCATCTACCGGGACCTGAAGCTGGAGAACGTCTTACTCGACTCGGAAGGTCACATTGTCCTCACAGACTTTGGGCTGAGCAAGGAGTTCCTGACGGAGGAG AAAGAGCGGACCTTCTCCTTCTGTGGCACAATAGAGTACATGGCACCCGAAATCATCCGAAGCAAGGCTGGCCATGGCAAG GCTGTGGACTGGTGGAGCCTGGGTATCCTGCTCTTCGAGCTGCTGACAGGGGCCTCACCCTTCACACTGGAGGGCGAGAAGAACACTCAGGCCGAGGTGTCTCG ACGGATCTTGAagtgctcccctcccttccccctccggATTGGGCCTGTGGCACAGGACCTGCTACAGCGGCTGCTGTGCAAGGACCCTAAGAAGAGGTTGGGCGCAGGTCCCCAGGGTGCACAGGAAGTCAAGAGTCACCCCTTTTTCCAG GGTCTGGATtgggtagctctggctgccaGAAAGATCCCAGCCCCATTCCGGCCCCAGATCCGCTCAGAGCTGGACGTGGGGAATTTTGCAGAGGAGTTCACTCGGCTGGAGCCTGTCTACTCGCCTGCTGGCAGCCCTCCACCCGGGGACCCTCGCATCTTTCAG GGATACTCCTTCGTGGCTCCATCCATCCTCTTTGACCATAACAACGCAGTGATGGCTGACGTGCTGGAGGCGTCTGGTGCTGGATGCAGGCCCGGCAGGGCGGCAGTTGCCAGGAGCGCCATGATGCAG GACTCGCCTTTCTTCCAGCAGTATGAGCTGGACCTTCGCGAGCCAGCGCTGGGGCAGGGCAGCTTCTCTGTGTGTCGGAGATGTCGCCAGCGCCAGAGCGGCCAGGAATTTGCTGTCAAGATCCTCAGCCGCAG GCTGGAGGAGAACACGCAGCGAGAGGTGGCTGCCCTTCGCCTGTGCCAGTCACACCCCAACGTGGTGAACCTGCATGAGGTGCTTCATGACCAG TTACACACTTACCTGGTCCTGGAGTTGCTGCGGGGCGGGGAGCTGCTGGAGCACATCCGCAAGAAGCGGCTCttcagtgagtctgaggccagccagatCCTTCGGAGCTTGGTGTCGGCAGTGAGCTTCATGCACGAGGAGGCGGGCGTGGTGCACCGCGACCTGAAACCCGAG AACATCCTGTACGCAGACGACACTCCCGGGGCCCCGGTGAAGATCATCGACTTCGGGTTCGCGAGACTGCGGCCTCAGAGCCCCGCGGGACCCATGCAGACACCTTGCTTCACCCTGCAGTACGCTGCACCCGAGCTGCTGGCACAACAGGGCTACGACGAGTCCTGCGATCTTTGGAGTCTGGGTGTCATTCTG TACATGATGCTGTCTGGCCAGGTTCCCTTCCAAGGGGCCTCCGGCCAGGGCGGACAGAGCCAGGCAGCTGAGATCATGTGCAAGATCCGTGAAGGGCGCTTCTCACTGGACGGGGAAGCCTGGCAAGGTGTGTCGGAGGAAGCCAAGGAGCTGGTCCGAG GACTCCTGACAGTGGACCCCGCCAAACGGCTGAAGCTGGAGGGGCTGCGTAGCAGCTCGTGGCTTCAGGACGGCAGCGCGCGCTCCTCGCCCCCGCTCCGCACGCCGGATGTGCTGGAGTCCTCTGGGCCAGCGGTGCGCTCCGGGCTCAATGCCACTTTCATG GCGTTCAACCGAGGCAAGCGCGAGGGCTTCTTTCTGAAGAGTGTGGAGAATGCGCCTCTGGCCAAGAGGCGCAAGCAGAAGCTCCGAAGCGCGGCCGCCTCCCGCCGCGGCTCCCCAGTGCCTGCCTCCCCCGGTCGTCTACCAGCCTCTGCCGCCAAGGGGACAACTCGCCGAGCCAATGGCCCCTTGTCCCCTTCCTAG
- the Rps6ka4 gene encoding ribosomal protein S6 kinase alpha-4 isoform X2 — protein MKVLRKAALVQRAKTQEHTRTERSVLELVRQAPFLVTLHYAFQTDAKLHLILDYVSGGEMFTHLYQRQYFKEAEVRVYGGEIVLALEHLHKLGIIYRDLKLENVLLDSEGHIVLTDFGLSKEFLTEEKERTFSFCGTIEYMAPEIIRSKAGHGKAVDWWSLGILLFELLTGASPFTLEGEKNTQAEVSRRILKCSPPFPLRIGPVAQDLLQRLLCKDPKKRLGAGPQGAQEVKSHPFFQGLDWVALAARKIPAPFRPQIRSELDVGNFAEEFTRLEPVYSPAGSPPPGDPRIFQGYSFVAPSILFDHNNAVMADVLEASGAGCRPGRAAVARSAMMQDSPFFQQYELDLREPALGQGSFSVCRRCRQRQSGQEFAVKILSRRLEENTQREVAALRLCQSHPNVVNLHEVLHDQLHTYLVLELLRGGELLEHIRKKRLFSESEASQILRSLVSAVSFMHEEAGVVHRDLKPENILYADDTPGAPVKIIDFGFARLRPQSPAGPMQTPCFTLQYAAPELLAQQGYDESCDLWSLGVILYMMLSGQVPFQGASGQGGQSQAAEIMCKIREGRFSLDGEAWQGVSEEAKELVRGLLTVDPAKRLKLEGLRSSSWLQDGSARSSPPLRTPDVLESSGPAVRSGLNATFMAFNRGKREGFFLKSVENAPLAKRRKQKLRSAAASRRGSPVPASPGRLPASAAKGTTRRANGPLSPS, from the exons ATGAAGGTGCTACGCAAGGCGGCGTTGGTGCAGCGCGCCAAGACGCAGGAGCATACCCGCACCGAACGCTCCGTGCTGGAGCTGGTGCGCCAGGCACCCTTCCTGGTCACACTGCACTACGCCTTCCAGACGGATGCCAAGCTGCACCTCATCCTGG ACTACGTGAGTGGTGGGGAGATGTTCACTCACCTCTACCAGCGCCAGTACTTCAAGGAGGCTGAAGTGCGGGTGTACGGGGGAGAGATTGTGCTGGCCTTGGAACACCTGCACAAG CTGGGCATCATCTACCGGGACCTGAAGCTGGAGAACGTCTTACTCGACTCGGAAGGTCACATTGTCCTCACAGACTTTGGGCTGAGCAAGGAGTTCCTGACGGAGGAG AAAGAGCGGACCTTCTCCTTCTGTGGCACAATAGAGTACATGGCACCCGAAATCATCCGAAGCAAGGCTGGCCATGGCAAG GCTGTGGACTGGTGGAGCCTGGGTATCCTGCTCTTCGAGCTGCTGACAGGGGCCTCACCCTTCACACTGGAGGGCGAGAAGAACACTCAGGCCGAGGTGTCTCG ACGGATCTTGAagtgctcccctcccttccccctccggATTGGGCCTGTGGCACAGGACCTGCTACAGCGGCTGCTGTGCAAGGACCCTAAGAAGAGGTTGGGCGCAGGTCCCCAGGGTGCACAGGAAGTCAAGAGTCACCCCTTTTTCCAG GGTCTGGATtgggtagctctggctgccaGAAAGATCCCAGCCCCATTCCGGCCCCAGATCCGCTCAGAGCTGGACGTGGGGAATTTTGCAGAGGAGTTCACTCGGCTGGAGCCTGTCTACTCGCCTGCTGGCAGCCCTCCACCCGGGGACCCTCGCATCTTTCAG GGATACTCCTTCGTGGCTCCATCCATCCTCTTTGACCATAACAACGCAGTGATGGCTGACGTGCTGGAGGCGTCTGGTGCTGGATGCAGGCCCGGCAGGGCGGCAGTTGCCAGGAGCGCCATGATGCAG GACTCGCCTTTCTTCCAGCAGTATGAGCTGGACCTTCGCGAGCCAGCGCTGGGGCAGGGCAGCTTCTCTGTGTGTCGGAGATGTCGCCAGCGCCAGAGCGGCCAGGAATTTGCTGTCAAGATCCTCAGCCGCAG GCTGGAGGAGAACACGCAGCGAGAGGTGGCTGCCCTTCGCCTGTGCCAGTCACACCCCAACGTGGTGAACCTGCATGAGGTGCTTCATGACCAG TTACACACTTACCTGGTCCTGGAGTTGCTGCGGGGCGGGGAGCTGCTGGAGCACATCCGCAAGAAGCGGCTCttcagtgagtctgaggccagccagatCCTTCGGAGCTTGGTGTCGGCAGTGAGCTTCATGCACGAGGAGGCGGGCGTGGTGCACCGCGACCTGAAACCCGAG AACATCCTGTACGCAGACGACACTCCCGGGGCCCCGGTGAAGATCATCGACTTCGGGTTCGCGAGACTGCGGCCTCAGAGCCCCGCGGGACCCATGCAGACACCTTGCTTCACCCTGCAGTACGCTGCACCCGAGCTGCTGGCACAACAGGGCTACGACGAGTCCTGCGATCTTTGGAGTCTGGGTGTCATTCTG TACATGATGCTGTCTGGCCAGGTTCCCTTCCAAGGGGCCTCCGGCCAGGGCGGACAGAGCCAGGCAGCTGAGATCATGTGCAAGATCCGTGAAGGGCGCTTCTCACTGGACGGGGAAGCCTGGCAAGGTGTGTCGGAGGAAGCCAAGGAGCTGGTCCGAG GACTCCTGACAGTGGACCCCGCCAAACGGCTGAAGCTGGAGGGGCTGCGTAGCAGCTCGTGGCTTCAGGACGGCAGCGCGCGCTCCTCGCCCCCGCTCCGCACGCCGGATGTGCTGGAGTCCTCTGGGCCAGCGGTGCGCTCCGGGCTCAATGCCACTTTCATG GCGTTCAACCGAGGCAAGCGCGAGGGCTTCTTTCTGAAGAGTGTGGAGAATGCGCCTCTGGCCAAGAGGCGCAAGCAGAAGCTCCGAAGCGCGGCCGCCTCCCGCCGCGGCTCCCCAGTGCCTGCCTCCCCCGGTCGTCTACCAGCCTCTGCCGCCAAGGGGACAACTCGCCGAGCCAATGGCCCCTTGTCCCCTTCCTAG